A portion of the Blastochloris tepida genome contains these proteins:
- a CDS encoding DUF1003 domain-containing protein, which translates to MTDHIRTFAERLLDKGPDALPPRDRRVIEHIAKRLSTRLDWSAEYEESLTFGQRLADGVAAWGGSWPFIISFSLVMAAWIAINLGLANWQPFDPYPFILLNLVLSTLAAIQAPIIMMSQNRQAAKDRIQALHDYEVNLKAEVEIVALHDKLDRLRSQDLAAAVARIEGKIEALLQEPRQEPNHAPSHAPR; encoded by the coding sequence ATGACCGACCATATCCGCACCTTCGCCGAACGGCTGCTCGACAAGGGACCGGACGCGCTGCCGCCGCGCGACCGCCGGGTCATCGAGCACATCGCCAAGCGCCTCAGCACCCGGTTGGACTGGTCGGCGGAGTACGAGGAGAGCCTGACCTTCGGCCAGCGCCTCGCCGACGGGGTGGCGGCGTGGGGCGGCTCGTGGCCGTTCATCATCAGCTTTTCGCTGGTGATGGCGGCCTGGATCGCGATCAATCTCGGCCTCGCCAATTGGCAGCCCTTCGACCCCTATCCGTTCATCCTGCTCAATCTGGTGCTGTCGACGCTGGCCGCCATCCAGGCGCCGATCATCATGATGAGCCAGAACCGGCAGGCGGCGAAGGACCGCATCCAGGCGCTGCACGACTATGAGGTCAACCTCAAGGCCGAGGTGGAGATCGTCGCGCTGCACGACAAGCTCGACCGCCTGCGCAGCCAGGATCTGGCGGCGGCCGTGGCCCGCATCGAGGGCAAGATCGAGGCGCTCCTGCAAGAGCCCCGCCAAGAGCCCAACCACGCGCCCAGCCACGCGCCCCGCTGA